A region of Terriglobales bacterium DNA encodes the following proteins:
- a CDS encoding glutamine synthetase beta-grasp domain-containing protein has translation MPDPKAVMEFVKKNGIKLLDLRFTDLPGLWHHVSFPIEQFSEASFEEGFGMDGSSIRGWAAIHESDMLLMPDPAWFMQDPFTEVPTLVMVADVIDPVTKQRYDRDPRYIARKAEMYLASTGMADTAFFGAEAEFFIFDNVRFDQREQHGFYFIDAEEGRWNSGRKENNLGYRPRYKEGYFPVPPTDHYQDLRTEMAMTMQNCGLEVECHHHEVATGGQTEIDLKFNSLVRSADNMMLYKYIVKNTAWANGKTVTFMPKPLFGDNGSGMHTHQSLWLKGKPLFAGDGYAGLSQTALWYIGGL, from the coding sequence ATGCCTGACCCCAAAGCTGTCATGGAGTTCGTCAAGAAGAACGGCATCAAACTTCTGGACCTACGCTTCACCGACCTTCCCGGCCTGTGGCACCACGTCTCCTTCCCCATCGAGCAGTTCAGCGAGGCCTCGTTCGAAGAGGGCTTCGGCATGGACGGAAGCTCCATCCGTGGCTGGGCGGCCATCCACGAGAGTGACATGCTGCTCATGCCCGACCCGGCGTGGTTCATGCAGGACCCGTTCACCGAGGTGCCTACGCTGGTGATGGTGGCCGACGTGATCGACCCGGTCACCAAGCAGCGCTACGACCGCGACCCCCGCTACATCGCGCGCAAGGCGGAGATGTACCTGGCCTCCACGGGCATGGCCGACACCGCCTTCTTCGGCGCCGAGGCTGAGTTCTTCATCTTCGACAACGTGCGCTTCGACCAGCGCGAGCAGCACGGCTTCTACTTCATCGACGCGGAAGAAGGCCGCTGGAACTCGGGACGCAAGGAGAACAACCTGGGCTACCGCCCGCGCTACAAGGAAGGCTACTTCCCGGTGCCGCCCACCGACCACTACCAGGACCTGCGCACCGAGATGGCCATGACCATGCAGAACTGCGGCCTGGAGGTGGAGTGCCATCACCACGAGGTGGCCACCGGCGGGCAGACCGAGATCGACCTGAAGTTCAACTCGCTGGTGCGCTCCGCCGACAACATGATGCTCTACAAGTACATCGTCAAGAACACCGCATGGGCCAATGGCAAGACCGTCACCTTCATGCCCAAGCCGCTGTTCGGCGACAACGGCTCCGGGATGCACACGCACCAGTCGCTGTGGCTGAAGGGCAAACCCCTGTTCGCCGGCGACGGTTACGCGGGGCTCTCGCAGACGGCGCTGTGGTACATCGGCGGACT
- a CDS encoding LysR family transcriptional regulator, whose amino-acid sequence MDFDQLETFLEVARHSSFSRAAEKRFRTQPAISAQIRALEEEVGGKLFDRSGGKVALTAAGKAFQKYAEETLERRRAMLTALAEMERVPRGEIVVGANEATCLHILPEVFAEFKKQYPGVAVSVNRAERAKILESIIDNSVDFAVVSLPVQDSRMTVVLIHRDELVLIAPPAHPLARLKAAAIEDVVKFPLLLPKLGRTRDAIEDLFHERHLKPNISMELDSSELLKRFVAADVGVGFIARSTVLEDVRAGVLAAVPLADAHIRRDLALVFRKDKALSRAALAFIDITVKLKQPQAANR is encoded by the coding sequence ATGGATTTCGACCAACTAGAAACGTTCCTCGAAGTCGCGCGGCACTCCAGCTTCTCCCGCGCCGCGGAGAAGCGTTTCCGCACCCAGCCCGCCATCTCCGCCCAGATCCGGGCGCTCGAAGAAGAGGTGGGCGGCAAGCTCTTCGACCGCTCCGGCGGAAAGGTGGCGCTCACCGCCGCCGGCAAGGCCTTCCAGAAGTACGCCGAGGAGACCCTGGAGCGCCGCCGCGCCATGCTCACCGCCCTGGCCGAGATGGAGCGCGTCCCCCGCGGCGAGATCGTGGTGGGGGCCAACGAGGCCACCTGCCTGCACATCCTTCCCGAGGTCTTCGCCGAGTTCAAGAAGCAGTACCCGGGGGTGGCGGTCAGCGTGAACCGCGCCGAGCGCGCCAAGATCCTGGAGTCCATCATCGACAACTCCGTGGACTTCGCCGTGGTCTCCCTTCCGGTGCAGGACAGCCGCATGACCGTGGTGCTCATCCACCGCGATGAGCTGGTGCTCATCGCCCCGCCCGCGCATCCCCTGGCCCGGCTCAAGGCCGCCGCCATCGAGGACGTGGTCAAGTTCCCCCTGCTGCTGCCCAAGCTGGGGCGCACCCGCGACGCCATCGAGGACCTCTTCCACGAGCGCCACCTCAAGCCCAACATTTCCATGGAGCTGGACTCCAGCGAATTGCTGAAGCGCTTCGTGGCCGCCGACGTGGGGGTGGGCTTCATCGCCCGCTCTACCGTGCTGGAGGACGTGCGCGCGGGGGTGCTGGCCGCCGTTCCCCTGGCCGACGCCCACATCCGCCGCGACCTCGCCCTGGTCTTCCGCAAGGACAAGGCGCTCAGCCGCGCTGCCCTCGCCTTCATCGACATCACCGTCAAGCTCAAGCAGCCCCAGGCCGCCAACCGCTGA
- a CDS encoding arginine decarboxylase, pyruvoyl-dependent, translating to MVPTKIFLTKGVGKHKERLTSFELALRDAGIASQNLVRVSSIFPPNCKLIPRSQGLKYLHHGEVVFAVVAENSTREPHRLVAASIGLAIPADRSTYGYLSEHHSFGETDDVAGDYAEELAAEMLATTLNVEFDPDRSWDEKKEIYRISNKIVRTLNNTQSAVGDKRGLWTTVIASAIMIFG from the coding sequence ATGGTCCCCACCAAGATCTTTCTCACCAAGGGAGTGGGCAAACACAAGGAACGCCTGACCTCCTTCGAGCTGGCGCTGCGCGACGCCGGCATCGCCTCCCAGAACCTGGTGCGCGTCTCTTCCATCTTTCCCCCGAACTGCAAGCTCATCCCGCGCTCCCAAGGGCTGAAGTACCTGCACCACGGGGAAGTGGTCTTCGCGGTGGTGGCCGAGAACTCCACCCGCGAGCCCCACCGCCTGGTGGCCGCCTCCATCGGCCTGGCCATTCCCGCCGACCGCTCCACCTACGGCTACTTGAGCGAGCACCACTCCTTCGGTGAGACCGACGACGTGGCCGGCGACTACGCCGAGGAGCTGGCCGCCGAGATGCTGGCCACAACCTTGAACGTCGAGTTCGACCCCGACCGCTCCTGGGACGAGAAGAAGGAGATCTACCGCATCTCCAACAAGATCGTTCGCACCCTCAACAACACCCAGTCGGCGGTGGGCGACAAGCGCGGCCTCTGGACCACCGTCATCGCCTCCGCCATCATGATCTTCGGCTAG
- a CDS encoding NCS2 family permease, which translates to MLAAFFRFTEHGTSLRRETIAGLTTFMTMSYIIVVNPAILQAAGIPKEPSMVATIVTAIFGTLIMGLYANRPFAIAPYMGENAFIAYSVCQLLGYHWQQALAAIFVAGVLFVFLTVVRLRKWLVDAVPPGLRYSFAVGIGLFLTFIGLNETGIVALGVAGAPVRTGHLTAPAVLVAIFGFLLIAVLMIRKFPGAILVGIVVTAGLAYLTGVAAPPHALLSLPPSPASIFLKLDLHGLLSWGFFPVVLTILVMAFVDTMGTLIGVSARAGFLDKDGNLPQIERCMLADALATTFAPLVGTTTAGAYIESATGVEAGGRTGFTAVVTALCFVAALFFSPFVAAIPAQAYGPALIVVGLLMLAPITRIDFHDYTELVPAFAVIGLMSFTYNIGVGITAGFVLYPFFKLVAGRAREVRGGLWVLAALSLLFFIFYPYS; encoded by the coding sequence TTGCTCGCCGCCTTCTTCCGCTTCACCGAACACGGCACCAGCCTTCGCCGCGAGACCATCGCCGGCCTCACCACCTTCATGACCATGTCCTACATCATCGTGGTCAACCCGGCGATCCTGCAGGCGGCGGGCATCCCCAAAGAGCCCTCCATGGTGGCCACCATCGTGACCGCCATCTTCGGTACCCTCATCATGGGGCTCTACGCCAACCGCCCCTTCGCCATCGCTCCCTACATGGGCGAGAACGCCTTCATCGCCTACAGCGTCTGCCAGCTCCTGGGCTATCACTGGCAGCAGGCCTTGGCCGCCATCTTCGTGGCCGGCGTGCTCTTCGTCTTCCTCACCGTGGTGCGGCTGCGCAAATGGCTGGTGGACGCCGTGCCGCCCGGCCTGCGCTACAGCTTCGCGGTGGGCATCGGCCTGTTCCTCACCTTCATCGGGCTGAACGAGACCGGCATCGTCGCTCTGGGCGTGGCCGGCGCCCCGGTGCGCACGGGCCATCTCACCGCTCCCGCCGTGCTGGTCGCCATCTTCGGCTTCCTGCTCATCGCCGTGCTCATGATCCGCAAGTTTCCCGGTGCCATCCTGGTGGGCATCGTGGTGACCGCCGGGCTCGCCTATCTCACCGGCGTGGCCGCTCCGCCTCACGCCCTGCTCAGCCTGCCTCCCAGCCCCGCATCCATCTTCCTCAAGCTCGACCTCCACGGACTGCTGAGTTGGGGGTTCTTTCCGGTGGTGCTAACCATCCTGGTGATGGCCTTCGTGGACACTATGGGCACGCTCATCGGGGTAAGCGCCCGCGCCGGCTTCCTCGACAAGGACGGCAACCTGCCCCAGATCGAGCGCTGCATGCTGGCCGACGCCCTGGCCACCACCTTCGCTCCCCTGGTCGGCACCACCACCGCCGGCGCCTACATCGAGTCGGCCACCGGGGTAGAGGCCGGAGGCCGCACCGGCTTCACCGCCGTGGTCACCGCCCTGTGTTTCGTGGCGGCGCTCTTCTTCTCGCCCTTCGTGGCCGCCATCCCCGCCCAGGCCTATGGCCCCGCCCTGATCGTCGTGGGCCTGCTCATGCTCGCCCCCATCACCCGCATCGACTTCCACGACTACACCGAACTCGTGCCTGCCTTCGCTGTCATCGGCCTGATGAGCTTCACCTACAACATCGGGGTGGGCATCACCGCCGGCTTCGTGCTCTATCCCTTTTTCAAGCTGGTCGCGGGACGCGCCCGCGAGGTCCGCGGCGGCCTCTGGGTCCTCGCCGCCCTCTCCCTGCTCTTCTTCATCTTCTACCCCTATAGTTAA
- a CDS encoding deoxyhypusine synthase family protein has product MKHKGNHEGTGTERKLHDPVADKLTPVHPLDLGKIKSIDDLVRAMADTAFTGRQLGEAADVLEAMARDKDCFVVMTLAGAMTVAKQGLVITELIDRGIVNAIVSTGALMAHGLVEATGRAHFRADPKMSDVELYEAGYNRVYDTIEPECNLDDIEAVVFEVLKKWNAKEILCSWKLNRAIGEYLHKHVKGRGILKSAYEKGVPVFVPAFTDSELGLDLALTNRIRARDGHPKLRFDPFEDLEHFAETLLAEKRLGIFTIGGGVPRNWSQQFGPYVELRHRRAGEDVPLKRYHYGLRICPEPVYWGGLSGSPYSEAISWGKFVPQEEGGKFGEVFVDATVGLPLIVAAVLERLDKKKK; this is encoded by the coding sequence TTGAAGCACAAGGGGAACCACGAGGGCACAGGCACGGAGCGCAAGCTGCACGATCCGGTGGCGGACAAGCTGACGCCGGTCCATCCCCTGGACCTAGGGAAGATCAAGTCCATCGACGACCTGGTGCGGGCCATGGCCGACACCGCCTTCACCGGACGGCAACTGGGCGAGGCCGCGGACGTGCTGGAGGCCATGGCCCGCGACAAAGACTGCTTCGTGGTCATGACCCTGGCGGGGGCCATGACCGTGGCCAAGCAGGGCCTGGTCATCACCGAGCTGATCGACCGCGGCATCGTGAACGCCATCGTCTCCACCGGGGCGCTGATGGCGCACGGGCTGGTGGAAGCCACCGGGCGGGCGCACTTCCGCGCCGACCCCAAGATGAGCGACGTGGAGCTCTATGAGGCCGGGTACAACCGCGTCTACGACACCATCGAGCCGGAGTGCAACCTGGACGACATCGAGGCGGTGGTCTTCGAGGTGCTCAAGAAGTGGAACGCCAAGGAGATCCTGTGCTCGTGGAAGCTGAACCGGGCCATCGGCGAGTACCTGCACAAGCACGTCAAGGGACGGGGGATCCTGAAGTCGGCCTACGAGAAGGGCGTGCCCGTCTTCGTGCCCGCGTTCACCGATTCCGAGCTGGGACTGGACCTGGCCCTGACCAACCGCATCCGCGCGCGCGACGGCCATCCCAAGCTGCGCTTCGATCCCTTCGAGGACCTGGAGCACTTCGCCGAGACCCTGCTGGCGGAGAAGCGGCTGGGGATCTTCACCATCGGCGGCGGGGTGCCGCGCAACTGGTCGCAGCAGTTCGGGCCTTACGTGGAGTTGCGGCACCGGCGGGCGGGCGAGGACGTCCCCCTGAAGCGCTACCACTACGGGCTGCGCATCTGCCCCGAGCCGGTGTATTGGGGCGGGCTGTCGGGCAGCCCCTACAGCGAGGCCATCTCCTGGGGGAAGTTCGTGCCGCAGGAGGAGGGCGGGAAGTTCGGCGAGGTCTTCGTGGACGCCACCGTGGGCCTGCCGCTGATCGTGGCAGCGGTGCTGGAGAGACTGGATAAGAAAAAGAAGTGA
- a CDS encoding carbon-nitrogen hydrolase, whose product MSAEKFTIGLVQMSCAPDPARNLEHALEMVRDAARRGAQVVCLPELFRTQYFCQREDAALFDLAEPVPGPTSERLAALARELQIVLVASLFEKRARGLYHNTAAVLDADGSLTGVYRKMHIPDDPLYYEKFYFTPGDLGFRAFSTRCGKLGALVCWDQWYPEGARLTALQGANVLFYPTAIGWHPAEKQEFGRGQHDAWRTIQRAHAIANGVYVAVVNRVGHETGDILGNAAPGPGLEFWGGSFVADPFGAVIAEASHDKEEVVLAEVDLAKLEDVRRNWPFLRDRRIDAYGPITQRLIDDEMTR is encoded by the coding sequence ATGTCGGCAGAGAAGTTCACTATCGGCCTGGTCCAGATGTCGTGCGCGCCCGACCCGGCGCGCAACCTGGAGCACGCCCTCGAGATGGTGCGCGACGCCGCCCGCCGTGGCGCCCAGGTGGTCTGCCTGCCCGAACTCTTCCGCACCCAGTACTTCTGCCAGCGCGAGGACGCCGCGCTCTTCGATCTGGCCGAGCCCGTCCCCGGACCCACCAGCGAGCGCCTGGCCGCGCTGGCCCGCGAACTGCAGATCGTCCTCGTCGCCTCCCTCTTCGAGAAACGCGCCCGCGGCCTCTATCACAACACCGCCGCCGTCCTCGACGCCGACGGCTCGCTGACGGGCGTCTATCGCAAGATGCACATCCCCGACGACCCGCTCTACTACGAGAAGTTCTACTTCACCCCCGGCGACCTGGGCTTCCGCGCCTTCTCCACGCGCTGCGGCAAGCTCGGCGCCCTGGTCTGCTGGGACCAGTGGTATCCCGAGGGCGCCCGCCTCACCGCCCTGCAAGGCGCCAACGTGCTCTTCTATCCCACGGCCATCGGCTGGCACCCGGCGGAGAAGCAGGAGTTCGGCCGCGGCCAGCACGACGCCTGGCGCACCATCCAACGCGCCCACGCCATCGCCAACGGCGTGTACGTGGCCGTGGTCAACCGCGTCGGCCACGAGACCGGCGACATCCTGGGCAACGCCGCCCCCGGCCCCGGCCTCGAGTTCTGGGGCGGCTCCTTCGTCGCCGATCCCTTCGGCGCCGTCATCGCCGAGGCTTCGCACGACAAAGAAGAAGTCGTCCTCGCCGAGGTTGACCTGGCCAAGCTGGAGGACGTCCGCCGCAACTGGCCCTTCCTGCGCGACCGCCGCATCGACGCCTATGGCCCCATCACCCAGCGCCTGATCGACGACGAAATGACCCGATGA
- a CDS encoding agmatine deiminase family protein has product MPAEWEPHAATWLAWPHNRTDWPGKFEAIPWVYAEIVRHLARVERVHILVNDAAHQLRARQVLERSSVPLARLSFHRFPTNRGWTRDSCPIFLVDGRRLALTKWRFNAWAKYPDWRKDEAAARRVARFTKLPAWFPTSEIAGKQRPVVLEGGSIDVNGRGLLLTTEECQLSRTQQRNPGLSRRGLEKVFADYLGIRKVIWLKRGIVGDDTHGHVDDIARFVSPSTVVAAVERNRRDPNYTPLQANLRRLRAATDLAGRRLHVVELPMPAPVVFRGQRLPASYANFYIANRLVLVPTFDDPNDRLALRLLSGLFPGRQVVGIHCLDLVWGLGTIHCMTQQQPAG; this is encoded by the coding sequence ATGCCCGCCGAGTGGGAGCCGCACGCCGCCACCTGGCTGGCCTGGCCGCACAACCGCACCGACTGGCCCGGCAAGTTCGAGGCCATCCCCTGGGTCTATGCCGAGATCGTGCGCCACCTGGCCCGCGTCGAGCGAGTGCACATCCTGGTGAACGACGCCGCCCACCAGCTCCGCGCCCGCCAGGTGCTGGAGCGCTCCAGCGTCCCGCTCGCCCGGCTCAGCTTCCACCGCTTCCCCACCAACCGCGGCTGGACCCGCGACTCCTGCCCCATCTTCCTGGTGGACGGACGTCGCCTCGCCCTCACCAAGTGGCGCTTCAACGCCTGGGCCAAGTATCCCGACTGGCGCAAGGACGAAGCCGCCGCCCGTCGCGTCGCCCGCTTCACCAAGCTTCCCGCCTGGTTTCCGACGTCGGAGATCGCCGGGAAGCAGCGCCCCGTCGTGCTCGAAGGCGGCTCCATCGACGTCAACGGCCGCGGTCTCCTGCTCACCACCGAGGAGTGCCAGCTCTCCCGCACCCAGCAGCGCAATCCCGGCCTCAGCCGCCGCGGCTTGGAAAAGGTCTTCGCCGATTACTTGGGGATCCGCAAGGTCATCTGGCTGAAGCGCGGCATCGTGGGCGACGACACTCACGGCCACGTCGACGACATCGCCCGCTTCGTCTCCCCTTCGACCGTGGTCGCCGCCGTCGAGCGCAATCGCCGCGACCCCAACTACACGCCCCTGCAGGCCAACCTGCGCCGCCTGCGCGCCGCCACCGACCTCGCAGGCCGCCGCCTCCACGTGGTCGAACTGCCCATGCCCGCGCCGGTCGTCTTCCGCGGCCAGCGCCTCCCCGCCAGCTACGCCAACTTCTACATCGCCAACCGCCTCGTCCTGGTTCCCACCTTCGACGATCCTAACGACCGCCTCGCCCTCAGGTTGCTCTCCGGCCTCTTCCCCGGCCGCCAGGTCGTCGGCATCCACTGCCTGGATTTGGTCTGGGGCCTGGGCACCATCCACTGCATGACCCAGCAGCAGCCCGCGGGATGA
- the tadA gene encoding tRNA adenosine(34) deaminase TadA — protein sequence MSSDELWMEEALREALRAQAAGEVPVGAVVVCEGRIVGRGANRNLTDHDPAAHAEVLALRQAGAALGNHRLEGCEMFVTIEPCAMCAGALVHARLKRLVYGAEDPKAGAVHSVLQVLNHPSLNHKMDVTWGVLGGRCAELLQTFFRERRAQQRT from the coding sequence ATGTCCTCCGACGAACTCTGGATGGAAGAAGCCCTGCGCGAGGCGCTGCGCGCGCAGGCAGCGGGCGAGGTGCCGGTGGGCGCAGTGGTCGTGTGCGAGGGCCGCATCGTCGGCCGCGGCGCCAACCGCAACCTCACCGACCACGATCCCGCCGCCCATGCCGAGGTCCTGGCCCTGCGCCAGGCCGGTGCCGCGCTGGGCAACCACCGCTTGGAGGGCTGCGAGATGTTTGTTACCATCGAGCCGTGCGCCATGTGCGCCGGCGCGCTGGTGCACGCGCGCCTGAAGCGCCTGGTGTATGGCGCAGAGGACCCCAAGGCGGGCGCGGTCCACTCCGTCCTCCAGGTCCTCAACCACCCCAGCCTGAACCACAAGATGGACGTGACCTGGGGCGTGCTGGGAGGCCGCTGCGCCGAGCTCTTGCAGACGTTTTTCCGCGAGCGCCGCGCCCAGCAGCGGACTTAG